TAAGATCTCTACGCTGTCTTCTATCCCGCATCCGAGTGCCAAATTGTTGGAAGAGCGATATCCCGAAGTGACCGAGACCGTGCTTGTGACCTGGAATCAGCCCATGCTTTTGACGCATGGAGAGCAGACTTTTCGGGACCGCGGATATCACGCTGGACCGGCCTTTTTTAAGATTTTCACCTTTCCCCTCATCCTGGGCGATCCCGAAACAGTACTTTCGGAACCGGATAATATCGCCATCTCTGAGCGACTGGCCGAGAAGTATTTCGGAGAGGATTGGCGAAGTATTGCAATGGGGCAAATTTTTGTGGTGAATAACACGCACGCGCTGGTGCAATACGATAACAAAAGTTTTAAGGTGACCGGGGTTTTTGAAAACATGCCCGTAAATTCGACGCAGCGATATGACTGTATTTTGCCGATGGCATCTTATCTGGCTAATAAACGCAGTTTTTATCAGTGGACGGTAAATCACCTTCGACTATACGTTCAGTTGCAAAAGGATGTCAATATCGATCAATTCAATGCCAAGATTAAAAATATCATCAAAGAGAATGATAAGACGGTTACAAGCGATGCTTTTTTACAACCCTATCAGGATATGCATCTGTATTCCGACTACAGGAATGGCAAGCTGGTTGGTGGTCGAATTGACTATGTGCGGATGTTTATTGTCGTGGCGGTGTTCATCATCCTGATCGCGAGTATCAATTTTATGAATCTATCGACTGCGCGTTCTACGCAACGCGCCCGGGAAATTGGGATTCGCAAGGCTGTTGGAGCGCATAAAACCATTCTGATTGGGCAGTTTATGGGAGAATCTCTCCTGATGACCATGTTCTCTGCCATTCTGGCGCTGGTCATGGTCATTTTGGTTTTGCCGGCGTTTAGCGATTTGGTTAATCAGACGCTCACGACCGACCTGTTCAGTATCGAGATTCTTCTCATCTTTTTTGGCATTGCGATTGTAACCGGTTTGCTCGCGGGGAGCTATCCCGCTTTTTATCTTTCCAATTTTAATCCCGTCATTGTTTTGCACGGTACTTTTACACCGGGGTCGGGTTCGAGTCAATTGCGCCGGGTGCTGGTGGTGTTCCAATTCGGTCTTTCTATTTTGCTCATTATCGGCACGCTGACGGTTTATGAGCAGATTGCGTATATGCGAAATAAAGATCTGGGCATTGACCGCGATAATCTGGTGTACATGCGGTTGGAGGGGGCAGCTAAGCGGCAGTATGAGGCTTTCAGACACGAACTTTTGCGACAGCCAGGCATTGTCGGTGTGACCAGTACCGCACATAACCCACTCAGGGTAACGAGTACAGGAACAAATGCCATGTGGGCGGGTAGAGACCCCAATTCAGAACATATTTTTCACAGGTTTCAGGCCAACTACGATGTGGTCAATACCCTGCAAATGGAGCTTGTTCACGGGCGCGAATTTTCCAGAGATTTTCCCGGCGATCTCAGAAGTTTTATCGTGAATGAAGAAATGGCCCGGGTTATGGGCATGGAAAACCCGGTTGGTACCCGTCTGCGGTTTGGTCGCGAAGGTCCAATTATTGGTGTGGTTAAAAATTTTCATTTTCAATCCCTGTACACCGCCATCGAACCGCTGATTATTCTTCTGAGTCCCACCCGGACGGAGTATTTGTTTGTTCGTATTGCCGCGGGACAAACGGCTGAGGCGATTGCAGGTATTGAGGGGGCATTTAAGAAATTCAATGCGGACCGTGCTTTTGAATTTTCTTTTCAGGACGAACAGTTTGAAAACATGTATCGCAACGAAAGCACGATGGGCACGCTGGCCACTTTTTTCGCCATTTTCGCCATTTTTATTTCTTGCCTGGGTCTGTTTGGCCTGGCGTCCTATACCGCCGAACAACGCACCAAGGAAATCGGCATTAGAAAAGTTCTCGGTGCGTCTATTCCCCATCTCGTCATTCTGCTTTCCAAAGAGTTCATCAGGCTGGTTGTCATCTCCTTTGCGCTGGCCGCCCCGCTGGCCTATCACTTTATGACCGAGTGGTTAAATGATTTTGCGTACCACACATCTCTGGGCTGGCGCGTCTTTGTTTTCGCTGGCATCCTGTCTCTGATTATAGCCTGCCTTACCGTGAGCTTTCAAGCGATCAAAGTCGCCATAGCCAATCCCGTTGAGTCGCTGCGGTATGAATGACACTTAATTTCTGACGTTAAACATGTTCCAAAACTATCTGAAAATCGCCCTGCGAAATTTGATGCGCCACAAGGGATACTCGCTGATCAATGTACTGGGATTATCGGTAGGTGTGGCTTGTTGTGTCCTCATCGGATTATTCATTCACGATGAATTTCGCGTAGATCGGTTT
The Gemmatimonadota bacterium genome window above contains:
- a CDS encoding ABC transporter permease, which produces MFKNYITIAIRNFLGQKTHSIINIAGLSVGLTCSFLIFMWIAHELSYDQFHVEGDRIYRLMRHHHGMNKISTLSSIPHPSAKLLEERYPEVTETVLVTWNQPMLLTHGEQTFRDRGYHAGPAFFKIFTFPLILGDPETVLSEPDNIAISERLAEKYFGEDWRSIAMGQIFVVNNTHALVQYDNKSFKVTGVFENMPVNSTQRYDCILPMASYLANKRSFYQWTVNHLRLYVQLQKDVNIDQFNAKIKNIIKENDKTVTSDAFLQPYQDMHLYSDYRNGKLVGGRIDYVRMFIVVAVFIILIASINFMNLSTARSTQRAREIGIRKAVGAHKTILIGQFMGESLLMTMFSAILALVMVILVLPAFSDLVNQTLTTDLFSIEILLIFFGIAIVTGLLAGSYPAFYLSNFNPVIVLHGTFTPGSGSSQLRRVLVVFQFGLSILLIIGTLTVYEQIAYMRNKDLGIDRDNLVYMRLEGAAKRQYEAFRHELLRQPGIVGVTSTAHNPLRVTSTGTNAMWAGRDPNSEHIFHRFQANYDVVNTLQMELVHGREFSRDFPGDLRSFIVNEEMARVMGMENPVGTRLRFGREGPIIGVVKNFHFQSLYTAIEPLIILLSPTRTEYLFVRIAAGQTAEAIAGIEGAFKKFNADRAFEFSFQDEQFENMYRNESTMGTLATFFAIFAIFISCLGLFGLASYTAEQRTKEIGIRKVLGASIPHLVILLSKEFIRLVVISFALAAPLAYHFMTEWLNDFAYHTSLGWRVFVFAGILSLIIACLTVSFQAIKVAIANPVESLRYE